The Apium graveolens cultivar Ventura chromosome 10, ASM990537v1, whole genome shotgun sequence nucleotide sequence tagaatcatctgttgaaagtatttccatagcagttgacacaatttcatttatgcaaaattacaaggcatctaatatttacaattagccagcCTATTTTGCTtatcattctagtagtcaacatgatttagaatatcctacaacctctaattctctaagacatttatacaggaatgtgctacaaaaacttatttgaacataagctactctttcaatggatgacAAAGTAAGATTATCCGTTAAAAGTTACAAACACTCTTAATTAactctactaaggtgttttggtgaaatatcatcaagcctacaataTATTTCTAATACTGATAAAGTGgaatcagtatttataccttgtgattCTGAAGACTAAGCTGGTTGGAGGACATCTAATGGAGGTACTGATAAGATATCAGTATATGGTGGTGATGGATGTATCCTTCCTTCAACATTTAAACCAATATTACTGCTTTAGGAGTTAAACTTTCATTGCAACTTTAATGAAATGGTTCTTGTGGGGTTGGAGATTCaggagttgctggatgactttgacattcaggttcttgtgtactcctcTCCTTAATAGAAAATTTTGACTCCTGGACAGTTTCTTGATTAACTCTAGTTTTCTGATTGTATCTTTGAAGATCAATCTTCTGAAATAAGTACTTGACTTGAGAAACTTCTACATGAATTCTGGCAGCTTCAGCTTCATGCCATTCTTGAGTGGACTTCTCAGCAAGAGGCTTAATGTCTTCAATATCTGTTGCACTACTTTGAAGTGCATGTTCTTGTGGGATAGGATCAGTAGTAGTTGTTATATCAttttgagatacaggttcttgtgtgcttgatccaggaAAAAGACCTTCCCTTTGTAGCCTCTTGACACTCTTTTCTACTTGCTCATGAGTAATTTCCCTTGCTCTTTTCTTAGTTGGCTTCACAGGAGAATCAGACAATTTCATAGGTGCATAAAGATTTGTTTGAAATTCAGGATTTGTTGGAGTAGATGCACTCCGTGTCTTCTCAGCAATTTTTTTCTTTATCTTGATGAGATTCTGAGCATAATAGGCTTTGGCCAGCTTCCTTTTTCCTTGGCCTTGGGCTTGTACCAGTTTCATCAGCATTTCTGGCACTTTGAACATCATCATTAGTTGTGGCCTAATGAGTTGGTAAAACAACTAGTCTTAGAGAAGAACCAGACTGTAAGTTGGGAAATTTTgaagataaggtagcattgtcctTATCATCATCATCTAATTCTAATCCTGCAAGCACAAGCTTCCTCCTGACAGATTCTGAAGGTTTAAAATATTGAGGAACTTGTGTTGCATCAGCTTTTGTTTTGGCTATATCGGAATTTGTAGCAGCTAATCTCCTACCCTCCTGGGGTTTCTCAACTGGAGCTTTCTTCCTTTTTACAACATGCGTCTTTTGAGAGGCACTTGAGGTGGTTtatgtttgtgtttgtgtttgggTGGTTGTGCTGGGGTGAGCTACATGGGGGTTTCCAATGGTGATTGCCTGCAGTCATAACCACCCAAACACAAACACAGGGAGCCTTGCAATGGGGGCAACTACTCCCTCTATCCCATTAAATTCTATGAATTACTTTTTGGATAAAAATTGTAtgttctaaattttttaaaaacaattaaaAAAAATGTTATGAAACTATAATTTATAAAAGCCTCAAAATATGCAAACAGTAAACGTTAGGGGTGAGCGTGGTGCGGTTTTTTCCTCAAAACGCAAACCAAACCACACATGCGGTTTGATCAAATTTCCAAACCGCACCCGCACCGCGTACCCTAAAAAATCGCATAAATCACACTACAAAAATGCGGTGCGGTGTGGTGCGGTTCATTGCGGTTTACACTTTACAAGTTcgaaaaaattaaataaatacaaaacttaaatttaattaaatttttaaataatataaaaaagtCGCCAACTTTTTCAataataaaaattagaaattataCAACGTAAAACATTAAAGCTTGGCTCGGCAATTAAATGAGTTCACTATTAAATAGTTGACTTTGTACCCTGTGTCTCATTGTTTGTGAAGAACTATGCAATAATTGATCTTGCAGAAATAAAATGATCACTAAGCAAGTATTAACAATATCTTAAATGGAATCAAACTtaataaatgaaattataaaatataagtatattatatatatataatattaaatattgcggtgcggtgcggtgcggtttgaaccgtattttagaaatttaaaatcaCAACCCGCGAAGAATTCGGGGGTCATTTCGATTTTGGTGTGGTTCAGTTTGAACCGCACCACACGAAAATTAAAAAACGTGTTTTGCGGTGCAGATTAATGCGGTGCGTGTGGTTTTTACGGTTTGGGCGATATTTTGCTCACCCCTGGTGATTAGTAAATGTATAGAACTCAACTCGACTGGGAGTACTTTTTATTTAATTGAAAATTGAATAATCGTGAGTGCCGGTAATATCCTGaaaaccaaaaaaaataaaagaagaaGTGGAGTTCCCGCCAAAGTAATTCAGATCTGTATCCCTAATCCCTAATTCTTATAAATCGGAGGGTTGCCAATCCCCCCATTTCTCAAGCCTCTCAAGTTTCATATGAGGTTAGTATTATCTTAATCTTAATTATTAAGTAATTGTGCATTTACATAATATGTTCTTCAAATTGATTTATGATTTGTATTTGTTCATTCTTTTTTGAAGCCTACAACTCCAATTATATATCAAGAAAAAAGAATAATTCAAATGAAGTTGTTGTGTTTGGCGGCGTTTTATCTATTTTGATTCTTTGTGTTATAATTTTAAGAGTTAATTTCACTTTACAACCCCGTCTTTCATTTAAAATCAAAACAGTATACCTACTTTGTAAAATACAGTTTGCAACCCTTAACTTTCAATATCAACTACAACATGCATCTCTTGCACTTATAAAATTGAAATTAAGatgttaatattaataattaaaatttcaaattagTTAAAATATTTGTTTTAATGCATTTTTTACATGAAAAAATTATAGTTATTTTTCTATCAGTAATACTCTAAATTAATCATAATgttaaatacttaaaatatatttattaagtaagatatatgtttatatatataatcataaagtttctaaatatatctaaattttaaaattttaaaaattatacctaataataaaataattgacattaatataatttttataatttgaaattctaaattttagtttaatttaaaaaaaattaaaattattatttaaatattttgttgaatttcaattttatcctcattatttttaacaaaatggTTAAAGGGATGCATATTGTATTTGATGTCTAAAGTTAGGGGTTGCAAACTGTTTTTTTGAAAGTAAGTATATAGTTTTGTTATTCAATGAAAGATACGGGTTGCAAAGTGCAATTAACTCTAATTTTAATTGATTGTAAAGTTGTTGTGCTACTAGTTGTTTCCATTTAATTGCTGCTATCtttatattttacttgcagatTTCAGAAACAAGTTGAGTTGTTCGACTATATATGTTATGTTAGATTTTGgggattttttttattttatcgAATATAATTATGAGTTTTGGGCTAACTAATCTCTTTTTCTCCCTAAATTTTATTGCTGTAGTTTTTGCTCATGCTGTATATACTCAAACTATACCACCACTGTTTCTTTTTTCTATTTCAAATTTAGCCAACCGGATTCTATAAAACTAAACTTTTATATACATGCTGCAGAAGTTGTTTGGAGACATTCAAGTTCCAACCAAGATGATGAAGTTGCGCAATTCCGGCACTTTGCACTACATTAATACTATTAAGGGTTGTTTCGTACTTAAGATTCAGAATTGGAATTCTCGTGCTCCTGTGTTCAAAAATTTGAAACATATCTATGAGCCTCAATGTGGAACACCTCTTCATGTGCCAATAAAAATAGAATTGTGTGAGGATGAGGTGCTCAACCATAGTCTGCCAATGGCTAAAAGAGTAAAAACTGAAAGAGAACCCCAAGTCGAGATTTCAGATTGTGGGAGTTATATCGATGAAACACGAAGTGTCTTTGATGATCTTTCGTTTGGGGAAATAACATTGGCGCAACTAAAGAAGAGCTGCAAAACAAAGAAAAGGAAGGAACTAGAATTTGTTTGTTTAAGTCCTAAGAAAGACCTCACTGAATCTCTGCAAGACAAAAACGATTGTGATCTCTCGGCACCGCTTAGCAGTTGGAATGTTAGTCCCGGAAAAAGCGCAAAGAAGCGTGTCAGGAGCAGTGCTAGTTGTGAACCCTTGGCTATAAAAGTTGAGCTTTTTCCAATTTGTTGTCCAGAACTTCAGTGTTCGAGTTTGGCAACTGAGGCAGGTTGTGGATCCTTCAGTTCTACTGATACTACACTAGAGAATGACGAAGTAATTTCATTAGCAAGACAGCTTGAAACATGTGTTCTTAATGAAAATTCCTATTGTCAACTGGACAAAATTTTTATACCTGACTCTTTTCTTCATCGAACTAGTGAGACTACTGAAGGCCCAAGTACTCAAGACATGGGTCAACGTCCTTCTGTTTATTCTGTATCAGAATTGCACAAAGAGGCAGAGACTATGCATTTACCATCTAGACAAAGCTTTTCGCTAATAAATAAACCTGTTTATGATAACCGTTTAGTTATCAGCTCCTAGAGTAGTAATGATGTGCAAGAGATCTCTGGTCATGAAACCGGAGATCAAGCTTCTGATTTCCTTCTTAGAAATGGTACTGAAACTGATTACAGTCTTTGGTGCACTATAACCGGTGGGGGCATTATTCTATCTGTTTTCGAGGTCATCAAAAGTTATGTGCTTCAAAATCTGCTACATAATTTCTTGAGAAGTCCATTTTGTTATTGTAGCTCACCTTGGAATTCTTATCCTCACTCAGCTTCTAATTGTTATTTAGCAACTCCAGAAAATGATTCACCGAAGATTGACAATACCAGATCTTTGATATCTGATAATTCCTCCACAGCAAGAAATTTTTTAGAGCCTAAATTGTATCTTACTTACTTGGAAGATTCTTCTTGTGCACATAAGGAGAAACAGTTTCTGTTACCCGTGGATACTGATTTGGAAACAATTTTCTCCAGCAATGCTGTCAATACGATTTCAACTGCAGAGGCTAATAATAATTATGATATAGTGCTTTGGCAGCCCCCCCAGAGACTTCCCTCAATGAGAAAGGTATTCAATCTTGTATTGAGTTGAACTTGTacttattatataattattacaAGTCTGAGATTTGTTTAATTCATTGGAGTTGTGACTTTAGTCTTTTATATTTTTAGATTATTTGCCCAACTTCTCAGGAGAACCTATGTTTGGCTATGAGTTCCAGGGAAAATTATGATGACATTGATGGTTATAGTAAGTTATTTATACTACATAATTTATAAAGCATTAGATACCAAATCCCTTGCTCATGCATAACATTTTGGAAGATAAAATTAATTTTTCATTTGGCATGTCTTTAGATCGGCGCTATATAAGCTAAAATAAACTTGTATAATCAATTGATATTTGCTTATTAACCTATTAAGTAAAGTTGATATAATGAAACATT carries:
- the LOC141693807 gene encoding uncharacterized protein LOC141693807 yields the protein MLQKLFGDIQVPTKMMKLRNSGTLHYINTIKGCFVLKIQNWNSRAPVFKNLKHIYEPQCGTPLHVPIKIELCEDEVLNHSLPMAKRVKTEREPQVEISDCGSYIDETRSVFDDLSFGEITLAQLKKSCKTKKRKELEFVCLSPKKDLTESLQDKNDCDLSAPLSSWNVSPGKSAKKRVRSSASCEPLAIKVELFPICCPELQCSSLATEAGCGSFSSTDTTLENDEVISLARQLETCVLNENSYCQLDKIFIPDSFLHRTSETTEGPSTQDMGQRPSVYSVSELHKEAETMHLPSRQSFSLINKPVYDNRLVISS